In the Bifidobacterium catenulatum PV20-2 genome, one interval contains:
- the pyk gene encoding pyruvate kinase translates to MRKAKIVDTIGPATESLEGITSLVEAGMDVARLNRSHGTPEDHLKVYNNLRAAAKATGRNVAALVDLQGPKIRCGWFKKNADGEDKVQLTEGQEFVITTDDIEGDEHITSTTFKGLPGDCHAGDPILIDDGKVRLEVTKVEGNNVYTKVVVAGPVSSHKGINLPGVAVSLPALTEKDEADLRWAIRTGADIIAMSFVRFATDIDRAHEIMDEEGRRIPVVAKIEKPQALENLEEIVKAFDGIMVARGDMAVECPLEEVPLATKRCIELARQYAKPVIVATEVLGSMVNSPVPTRAEASDCANAVLDGADATMTSNETAVGKYPAVTVSTMSRISSFATEHGFDRIPELKNLDMSSTGAVSSAAVDLADKLNAKAIVAYTQTGSTVHRVSRERPATPIYGITNNEHTYHWLALSWGTESFLLDEDYHDKSRKDLMIFTDKILKDAGKVTDGDKIVVLSSAQGEHQPGRTDSIYVHTVGACD, encoded by the coding sequence ATGCGTAAAGCCAAGATCGTAGATACCATCGGTCCAGCTACCGAGTCCCTGGAAGGCATCACCAGCCTTGTCGAAGCAGGTATGGACGTCGCTCGTCTGAACCGCTCCCACGGCACTCCGGAGGACCACCTCAAGGTCTACAACAACCTCCGCGCCGCCGCCAAGGCCACCGGCCGCAACGTCGCAGCCCTGGTTGATCTGCAGGGTCCGAAGATCCGTTGCGGTTGGTTCAAGAAGAACGCCGACGGCGAAGACAAGGTCCAGCTGACCGAAGGCCAGGAGTTCGTCATCACCACCGACGATATCGAGGGCGACGAGCATATCACCTCCACCACCTTCAAGGGCCTGCCGGGCGATTGCCATGCTGGCGACCCGATCCTCATCGATGACGGCAAGGTTCGTCTTGAGGTTACCAAGGTCGAAGGCAACAACGTGTACACCAAGGTTGTCGTGGCCGGACCGGTTTCCAGCCACAAGGGTATCAACCTGCCGGGTGTTGCGGTGTCCCTGCCGGCTCTGACCGAGAAGGATGAAGCCGATCTGCGTTGGGCTATCCGCACCGGCGCCGACATCATCGCCATGTCCTTCGTGCGTTTCGCCACCGACATCGACCGCGCCCACGAGATCATGGACGAGGAAGGCCGTCGCATCCCGGTCGTCGCAAAGATCGAGAAGCCGCAGGCTCTTGAGAACCTTGAAGAGATCGTCAAGGCCTTCGATGGTATCATGGTCGCCCGTGGCGATATGGCCGTCGAGTGCCCGCTGGAAGAGGTTCCGCTGGCTACCAAGCGCTGCATCGAGCTGGCTCGTCAGTACGCCAAGCCGGTCATCGTGGCTACCGAAGTCCTTGGCTCCATGGTCAATTCTCCGGTCCCGACCCGTGCAGAGGCATCTGACTGCGCCAACGCCGTCCTCGACGGCGCCGACGCCACCATGACCTCCAACGAGACCGCCGTCGGCAAGTACCCGGCAGTCACCGTGAGCACCATGAGCCGCATCTCCTCCTTTGCCACCGAGCACGGTTTCGACCGTATCCCGGAACTGAAGAACCTGGATATGTCTTCCACCGGCGCCGTGTCTTCCGCAGCTGTGGATCTGGCTGACAAGCTGAACGCCAAGGCCATCGTTGCTTACACCCAGACTGGTTCCACCGTGCACCGCGTGTCCCGCGAACGCCCGGCCACCCCGATCTATGGCATCACCAACAACGAGCACACCTATCACTGGCTGGCTCTGTCTTGGGGCACCGAGTCCTTCCTGCTCGATGAGGATTACCACGACAAGTCCCGCAAGGACCTGATGATCTTCACCGATAAGATCCTGAAGGATGCCGGCAAGGTCACCGATGGCGACAAGATCGTTGTGCTGAGCTCCGCCCAGGGCGAGCACCAGCCGGGTCGCACCGATTCCATCTACGTCCACACCGTCGGTGCTTGCGACTGA
- a CDS encoding D-hexose-6-phosphate mutarotase has translation MSSTFTIRDIVNEDATASVSDYGAHVLSWAPAGEQAVVWRSKAIYLKEGTAIRGGVPIIFPWFNSGFEDGHVASKAPKHGFARNSFWHYDEEGSSDALLRYTLDSSEINADILSQFVSGPNPQFHAVYTIEVGRELTMSLTVYNDGDEPLSYEEALHTYLQVGDAEQSQVCGLEGADYLDTVLDGDPRCSQGDEPVTFQGMVDRIYYSADTLELRDPVLQRTIIVAKQGAAQTVVWNPGEQAGNAIGDLSDGEWRGFVCVEAVNNRDCAVVVPPHDSHTLQQTLAVKH, from the coding sequence ATGAGTAGCACTTTCACTATCAGAGATATTGTCAACGAAGACGCAACGGCATCAGTCAGTGATTACGGTGCGCATGTGCTTTCCTGGGCACCCGCCGGCGAACAGGCTGTGGTTTGGCGATCAAAAGCGATTTACCTTAAGGAAGGCACTGCCATCCGTGGTGGTGTTCCCATTATTTTCCCTTGGTTCAATTCCGGTTTCGAAGACGGCCATGTGGCTTCTAAGGCACCTAAGCATGGTTTTGCCCGCAACAGTTTTTGGCATTATGACGAGGAAGGTTCTTCCGATGCTTTGTTGCGCTATACATTGGATTCCAGTGAGATCAACGCAGACATACTTTCCCAGTTTGTTTCTGGCCCGAATCCTCAATTTCATGCCGTTTACACCATTGAAGTCGGCCGTGAATTGACGATGTCGCTTACCGTATATAACGATGGCGACGAGCCATTGTCTTACGAAGAGGCACTGCATACGTATCTGCAGGTTGGCGACGCCGAACAGTCGCAGGTGTGCGGACTGGAGGGCGCGGACTATCTCGACACCGTATTGGATGGCGATCCGCGTTGCAGCCAAGGTGATGAACCTGTGACCTTCCAAGGCATGGTTGACCGCATCTACTATTCGGCGGATACGCTTGAGCTGCGCGATCCCGTGTTGCAGCGCACCATCATTGTCGCCAAGCAGGGCGCAGCGCAGACCGTGGTATGGAATCCGGGAGAGCAAGCCGGCAATGCCATCGGAGATTTGAGCGACGGCGAATGGCGTGGCTTCGTGTGCGTGGAAGCAGTCAACAATCGCGATTGCGCAGTCGTCGTGCCTCCACACGATTCGCATACGCTGCAGCAGACCTTGGCTGTAAAACACTGA
- a CDS encoding 3-oxoacyl-ACP reductase yields MSNDALNMDINQQLVLVTGGARGLGEEITKSVLAHGGSVVINYYRSRERAQAIADAHPGKAWAIQADVTDRASVDGLFAEAERSAGRPITSVVNNALVDFSFDSDARPKAEDIKFERFDQQFRGAVGGALNVIQAALDGFDRNGGGRIVNIGTNLFQNPVVPYHDYTAAKAALLSLTRTFAADLGPKNITVNMVSGGLLRVTDASAATPEAVFDGIAAGTPLGHVTTPAEFADAALLFLSPLSRAVTGQNLVVDGGLVKD; encoded by the coding sequence ATGAGCAATGATGCGTTGAACATGGATATCAATCAACAGCTTGTCCTGGTAACGGGTGGAGCGCGTGGTCTTGGTGAGGAGATCACCAAATCGGTGCTCGCCCATGGAGGCAGCGTCGTCATCAACTACTACAGGAGTAGGGAACGCGCCCAAGCCATCGCCGACGCCCACCCAGGCAAGGCATGGGCCATCCAGGCGGACGTGACCGACCGCGCCTCGGTGGACGGACTTTTCGCCGAGGCGGAACGATCGGCGGGGCGTCCGATCACCAGCGTGGTCAATAACGCTCTTGTGGATTTCTCGTTCGACAGCGATGCCCGTCCGAAGGCCGAAGACATCAAATTCGAACGGTTCGACCAACAGTTCCGCGGTGCCGTGGGAGGTGCCTTGAATGTGATCCAGGCCGCATTGGATGGTTTTGACCGCAATGGCGGCGGACGAATCGTGAACATCGGGACGAACCTGTTCCAGAATCCCGTGGTCCCATATCACGACTACACGGCCGCGAAGGCCGCGCTGCTGAGCCTGACGCGCACCTTCGCGGCTGATCTGGGGCCGAAGAACATCACCGTCAACATGGTCTCAGGCGGTTTGCTGCGTGTGACGGACGCCAGTGCCGCGACTCCCGAGGCGGTGTTCGATGGTATCGCGGCAGGCACGCCGCTCGGCCATGTAACCACGCCCGCTGAATTCGCGGATGCGGCACTACTGTTCCTGAGTCCGTTGTCTCGCGCGGTGACCGGCCAGAACCTCGTGGTCGATGGCGGACTGGTCAAGGACTGA
- a CDS encoding type II toxin-antitoxin system RelB/DinJ family antitoxin — protein sequence MTMTSVTVRVDDATKKQATDIVEDLGLDLSSVTRAFYRQIVRENRIPLSLSRQSIPAETLDALDEVREKAETWR from the coding sequence ATGACCATGACTTCAGTGACGGTCCGCGTGGACGACGCCACGAAAAAACAGGCTACGGACATCGTGGAGGATCTTGGACTTGACCTGTCCAGCGTGACTCGCGCGTTCTACCGGCAGATCGTCAGGGAGAACCGTATCCCGCTCAGCCTATCGAGGCAATCCATTCCGGCTGAGACCCTTGATGCGCTCGACGAGGTGCGCGAAAAGGCGGAGACGTGGAGATAA
- a CDS encoding family 1 glycosylhydrolase: MLVKAHRKARNVLTALPNVKSGWTIACQAFHAMPGCESEMKEYQYPREDFFTEAAAGDDFVGVQAYLRTFIGKDGPVPVADEVERTLTGWEYFPPALGIAVRHTWEVARQTPIFVTENGLASTNDSRRIDYTFDALAGLHSAMEEGIDVLGYLHWSLLDNYEWGSFTPTFGLVGWDKNTFERLPKPSLEWLGEISKKGVVSHP, from the coding sequence ATGCTCGTGAAAGCGCATCGAAAGGCCCGCAACGTTCTGACTGCCTTGCCAAACGTGAAGTCCGGATGGACCATTGCATGCCAGGCTTTTCATGCGATGCCCGGCTGCGAATCCGAAATGAAAGAGTATCAATACCCGCGAGAAGATTTCTTCACGGAAGCGGCCGCAGGTGATGATTTCGTCGGCGTGCAAGCGTACCTGCGCACTTTTATCGGCAAAGATGGTCCGGTGCCAGTTGCTGATGAGGTGGAACGTACCCTTACAGGCTGGGAATACTTCCCTCCGGCTCTCGGCATAGCTGTGCGACACACATGGGAAGTCGCCCGACAGACGCCGATATTCGTTACCGAAAACGGGCTTGCCTCGACGAACGACTCTCGTCGCATTGACTACACGTTTGATGCCTTGGCAGGATTACATTCCGCAATGGAGGAGGGAATCGACGTTCTTGGTTACCTGCACTGGTCGCTGCTGGACAATTACGAGTGGGGCTCGTTCACGCCTACATTCGGTCTTGTCGGTTGGGATAAGAACACGTTCGAGCGATTACCGAAGCCATCTCTTGAATGGCTAGGAGAAATCAGCAAGAAGGGAGTTGTCTCGCATCCGTGA
- a CDS encoding TerC family protein, with the protein MAETPLVFEIATFAVLAVFFVVDLFIIGRKPHVPSTKECVQHIAFFVVMALIFGGLMWFFAGSKPAIEFYSGWLTEYSLSIDNLFVFVIIMSNFAVPKQLQKFVLSIGITIALVLRGVFILIGAAIISRFTWVFFLFGAFLIVTAIKLVTGGDEDEEYHENGLIRALRKVIKITDEYDGEKLRTVKNGAKYWTPMLIVFLTIGTTDVMFAFDSIPAIFGLTKDPFIVFTSNVFALLGLQQLYFLLGELLDKLVYLPLGLSVVLGFIGVKLIMEALHGNSLPFINGGQPIAWVPEVPTWLSLAVIVVSIGGTALASVLKMRAIEAKEK; encoded by the coding sequence ATGGCTGAAACACCACTTGTTTTTGAAATCGCCACGTTCGCGGTGCTTGCCGTCTTCTTCGTGGTCGACTTGTTCATCATCGGACGTAAGCCCCATGTGCCCTCCACCAAGGAATGCGTGCAGCATATCGCGTTCTTTGTAGTCATGGCGTTGATCTTCGGCGGACTTATGTGGTTCTTCGCGGGATCGAAGCCGGCCATCGAATTTTATTCGGGCTGGCTTACGGAATATTCGCTGAGTATTGACAATCTATTCGTCTTCGTCATCATTATGTCGAATTTTGCGGTGCCAAAACAGCTGCAGAAATTCGTGCTGTCCATTGGCATCACCATCGCATTGGTGTTGCGCGGCGTGTTCATCCTCATCGGCGCGGCCATTATCTCCCGCTTCACCTGGGTGTTCTTCCTGTTCGGCGCATTTCTTATCGTCACCGCCATCAAGTTGGTCACTGGGGGAGACGAAGATGAGGAATATCATGAGAATGGCTTGATCCGCGCATTGCGCAAGGTCATCAAGATTACCGATGAGTATGACGGAGAAAAGTTGCGTACCGTTAAAAACGGTGCCAAGTATTGGACTCCGATGCTGATCGTCTTTCTGACCATCGGCACCACCGATGTGATGTTTGCCTTTGATTCCATTCCTGCTATTTTCGGTTTAACGAAGGATCCGTTCATTGTGTTCACGTCCAATGTGTTCGCGTTGCTCGGCTTGCAGCAGCTGTACTTCCTGCTTGGCGAGCTGCTCGACAAGCTGGTGTATCTGCCGCTTGGACTTTCCGTGGTGCTGGGCTTCATTGGCGTCAAGCTCATTATGGAGGCATTGCATGGCAATTCGTTGCCGTTCATCAATGGCGGTCAACCGATCGCTTGGGTGCCTGAAGTGCCTACATGGCTGTCTTTGGCGGTGATCGTTGTGTCGATTGGTGGTACCGCATTGGCCAGCGTGCTGAAGATGCGTGCCATCGAAGCAAAGGAAAAGTGA
- the uvrB gene encoding excinuclease ABC subunit UvrB, with protein sequence MGFNIERTNKPFVVKSPYKPSGDQPKAIEELAERIENGENDVVLMGATGTGKTATTAWLIERLQRPTLIIEPNKTLAAQLCAEFRELMPDNAVSYFVSYYDYYQPEAYIPQTDTYIEKDSNINDDVERLRHAATANLLTRRDCVVVATVSCIYGLGTPEEYAGRMLFLEEGQQIDRDDLLRTFVSMQYKRNDIAFTRGTFRVRGDTVEIIPVYEELAIRIEFFGDEIDRISTLHPLTGDVIAHEPQVHIFPASHYVAGPQRMERALSTIQQELDQRTAELRKQGKELEAQRLTMRTTYDLEMLSQVGVCSGVENYSRHFDGREPGTPPHTLLDFFPDDFLLVIDESHVTVPQIGAMYEGDASRKRTLVEHGFRLPSAMDNRPLKWPEFQERVGQTVYLSATPGDYELGLSDGVVEQIIRPTGLVDPQIDVRPVDGQIDDLLAEIKDRVNRNERVLVTTLTKKMAEDLTDYLLERGIKVEYLHSDVDTLRRVELLRELREGKIDVIVGINLLREGLDLPEVSLVAILDADKEGFLRSYRSLIQTIGRAARNVSGTVIMYADDITEAMHKAIDETNRRRDIQIAYNKEHGIDPKPLIKKISDVNDMLAKEDVDTQTLLGTGYRNADKAGNSHLGVPATSKEESDRRHEEILKAGLPAQDLADLIRQLSEQMHTAAEQLQFELAARLRDEIRDLKKELRQMTEASK encoded by the coding sequence ATGGGATTCAATATTGAACGCACGAACAAGCCGTTTGTGGTCAAATCGCCATATAAGCCGAGCGGCGACCAGCCCAAGGCGATTGAAGAGCTTGCGGAACGCATTGAAAACGGTGAGAACGATGTGGTGCTCATGGGTGCCACCGGAACTGGCAAAACCGCCACCACAGCATGGCTTATTGAACGTCTGCAACGCCCGACGTTGATCATCGAACCGAATAAAACGTTGGCAGCGCAGCTGTGCGCCGAGTTCCGTGAACTCATGCCAGACAATGCGGTGAGCTATTTCGTTTCGTATTACGACTACTACCAGCCGGAAGCCTATATTCCGCAAACCGATACGTATATCGAAAAGGATTCCAACATCAATGACGACGTGGAACGGCTTCGCCATGCGGCCACGGCGAACTTGCTGACGCGTCGTGATTGCGTGGTCGTGGCAACGGTTTCCTGTATTTACGGCCTTGGTACGCCGGAAGAATACGCCGGGCGTATGCTGTTTCTCGAGGAAGGCCAGCAGATCGACCGTGACGACTTGCTGCGCACTTTCGTCTCCATGCAGTACAAGCGCAACGATATCGCCTTCACCAGAGGTACGTTCCGTGTGCGCGGCGATACTGTCGAAATCATTCCCGTATATGAGGAACTGGCCATCCGTATCGAATTCTTCGGTGATGAAATCGACCGTATTTCAACCCTGCATCCGCTGACCGGCGATGTGATTGCCCACGAGCCGCAGGTCCATATTTTCCCCGCATCACACTATGTGGCGGGGCCGCAACGTATGGAGCGAGCGTTGTCTACCATTCAGCAGGAACTTGATCAACGTACCGCCGAACTGCGCAAACAAGGCAAGGAACTTGAGGCACAACGTCTTACTATGCGCACCACGTACGATTTGGAGATGCTCTCCCAAGTTGGCGTCTGCTCCGGAGTGGAAAACTACTCAAGGCATTTCGATGGCCGTGAGCCGGGCACGCCGCCGCATACGTTATTGGATTTCTTCCCTGACGATTTCCTACTCGTCATTGACGAGTCGCATGTTACCGTGCCGCAGATCGGAGCCATGTACGAAGGCGATGCCAGTCGCAAACGCACGTTGGTCGAACATGGCTTTCGTCTGCCTTCAGCGATGGACAATCGACCGCTCAAATGGCCGGAATTCCAGGAACGCGTTGGCCAGACGGTATATCTGTCGGCGACGCCGGGCGACTACGAACTTGGTCTGAGCGATGGAGTCGTCGAACAAATCATTCGTCCGACCGGTCTTGTCGACCCGCAGATTGACGTGCGTCCGGTTGACGGGCAGATCGATGATCTGCTTGCGGAGATCAAAGACCGTGTAAACAGAAACGAGCGTGTGCTCGTCACCACGCTCACCAAGAAGATGGCTGAGGATCTGACGGATTATCTTCTGGAGCGTGGCATTAAAGTCGAATACCTGCATTCCGATGTGGACACCCTGCGACGTGTCGAATTGCTGCGCGAACTGCGCGAAGGCAAAATCGACGTCATCGTCGGCATCAACCTGCTGCGTGAAGGTCTCGATTTGCCGGAAGTGTCATTGGTCGCCATTCTTGACGCGGACAAGGAAGGTTTCCTGCGTTCCTATCGTTCGCTCATCCAGACCATCGGACGTGCCGCACGAAACGTGTCCGGCACCGTCATCATGTATGCGGACGACATCACCGAAGCCATGCACAAGGCCATCGACGAAACCAATCGCCGCCGTGATATCCAGATCGCCTACAACAAGGAACACGGCATCGATCCGAAGCCGCTCATCAAGAAGATCTCCGATGTCAACGACATGCTTGCCAAAGAGGACGTCGACACCCAGACATTGCTCGGTACCGGATACCGCAACGCGGACAAAGCCGGCAATTCTCATCTTGGCGTGCCTGCCACCAGCAAGGAGGAATCCGACAGACGGCATGAGGAGATTCTCAAGGCCGGACTGCCCGCGCAGGATCTAGCTGATCTCATTCGGCAACTGTCCGAGCAGATGCATACCGCCGCCGAACAACTGCAATTCGAGCTTGCAGCTCGTTTGCGTGACGAGATCCGTGACCTGAAAAAGGAACTTCGGCAGATGACGGAGGCGAGCAAATAG